The following proteins come from a genomic window of Acetivibrio cellulolyticus CD2:
- a CDS encoding copper amine oxidase domain-containing protein gives MKERKKIMIFTLIAAIAACPLCAFAVGENSTSTPAAKESNQLNITGVVTYKRLETGYYEVNGYRLEGGYDFSKYEGKRVVVNGELSNSMSIFMNKAIKVSSITEVNADGLPAGEEQLVLEGTILLNTLEGGFYELKGFRLTGEYNFSEYAGKVVIISGVEDTSPSAYMTKAIKVSSIKLSDEDKYYTEIETELEETINQLENVKANMPDYIKQYGEGSTKVNQYMEDIRALKDNAVGILEELVRVDGKSVDIAKYEKLGKVLGSSEEQVISLYINGIKTGFEQGEHPFIESGRTLVAFRAIAEGLGAEVSWDEDTKKVTVKKDGIVIELTIGNTTAYVNGSPLKLDVPAKIVNGRTVVPLRFIGESLNTSVDWVSEGQIVVIGEKLK, from the coding sequence ATGAAAGAGCGTAAGAAGATTATGATTTTTACCTTAATTGCAGCTATTGCGGCATGCCCGTTATGTGCTTTTGCAGTAGGAGAAAACAGCACATCAACACCTGCGGCAAAGGAATCCAACCAGCTAAACATTACGGGTGTTGTAACCTATAAAAGACTTGAAACAGGTTATTATGAGGTGAATGGCTATAGGCTTGAGGGAGGGTATGATTTCAGTAAATATGAAGGCAAGAGGGTAGTTGTAAACGGAGAACTCAGCAATTCCATGAGCATTTTTATGAATAAGGCAATTAAAGTTTCTTCAATAACCGAGGTGAATGCTGATGGTTTGCCGGCAGGGGAGGAACAATTGGTCTTAGAGGGCACAATTTTGTTAAACACCTTAGAAGGTGGTTTTTACGAATTGAAAGGATTCAGGCTTACAGGAGAATATAATTTCAGCGAGTATGCAGGTAAAGTTGTAATTATATCCGGAGTAGAGGATACCAGTCCGAGTGCTTATATGACCAAAGCCATAAAGGTAAGCAGTATAAAACTGAGTGACGAGGATAAGTACTATACAGAAATTGAAACAGAGCTTGAAGAGACTATAAACCAACTGGAAAATGTTAAAGCTAATATGCCGGACTATATTAAGCAGTATGGTGAAGGTTCAACTAAAGTAAATCAATATATGGAAGATATAAGAGCCCTTAAGGATAATGCTGTGGGAATTTTAGAAGAGCTTGTAAGGGTGGATGGCAAGAGTGTAGACATTGCTAAGTATGAAAAACTCGGTAAAGTGCTTGGCAGTAGTGAAGAACAAGTTATTAGCTTATATATCAATGGTATTAAGACAGGGTTTGAGCAGGGTGAACATCCCTTTATTGAAAGCGGAAGAACTCTTGTGGCATTCAGAGCTATTGCAGAAGGCTTAGGAGCAGAAGTGTCATGGGATGAGGATACTAAAAAGGTTACTGTCAAAAAAGATGGTATAGTTATAGAATTGACAATCGGAAACACAACAGCGTATGTTAACGGAAGTCCTTTAAAACTCGATGTACCTGCAAAGATAGTAAATGGAAGGACGGTAGTACCACTCAGATTTATCGGTGAATCTCTTAATACAAGCGTGGATTGGGTATCGGAAGGTCAAATCGTTGTAATTGGAGAAAAGCTGAAGTGA
- a CDS encoding polyamine aminopropyltransferase: MQDTNEKKFDGRLLLVATLLISICSIIYELMISSISTYLNGDSIKQFSVTIGLYMSAMGIGSYISKFVKENLFNKFIFIELSTGLLGGFSTFILFMSNIYTKIYYLVMYLIIIAIGILVGLEIPLLTRIIEENNSNIRINLANIFTFDYIGGLLGSLAFPLILFPQLGFITTSFLVGCINIFVSFLILYKYRMFIKSYKKIRIIIIVAFLIITGFLLNGGIIATKIEDGLYRDDIIYSKQTMYQKIVMTKHKDDLRLFLDGNIQFSSVDEYRYHEALVHIPFMFAKNHQRILILGGGDGLAAREMLKYKDVKEIVLVDIDAEMTELCKNNKQIAGLNEASLSDKKVTILNEDAYLYVSKNENKFDVIVIDLPDPNTEVLNKLYTNVFYNYVKANLNKDGVAVVQSTSPYYAKKSFWCINKTLSTQFKNVIPYHIQVPAFGEWGFNLVYDGEVSTGNLEIQTKYLTDENIKSLFVFGKDEKVDLDTIKINDMFKPALIEYYNNDVENW, from the coding sequence ATGCAAGATACAAATGAAAAAAAATTTGATGGCAGACTATTATTAGTTGCGACCCTATTGATATCTATCTGCTCAATCATATATGAACTTATGATAAGCAGCATAAGTACTTATCTAAATGGAGACAGCATAAAGCAATTTTCTGTTACAATTGGCTTGTATATGAGTGCTATGGGAATAGGCTCATATATTTCGAAATTTGTAAAAGAAAACTTGTTTAACAAATTTATTTTTATAGAGTTGTCAACAGGGTTATTAGGTGGATTCTCCACCTTTATCCTTTTTATGTCGAATATCTATACTAAAATTTACTATTTGGTTATGTACTTAATAATAATAGCAATAGGAATTTTGGTTGGACTTGAGATACCTTTACTTACGCGTATAATTGAAGAAAATAACAGTAACATAAGAATAAATCTTGCCAATATTTTTACCTTTGACTATATTGGTGGATTGCTAGGCTCTCTTGCTTTTCCATTGATTTTGTTTCCTCAATTAGGTTTTATCACAACATCCTTTCTTGTTGGCTGCATAAATATATTTGTATCTTTCTTAATTTTATACAAATATAGGATGTTTATAAAATCTTATAAAAAGATACGGATTATTATAATAGTGGCTTTTTTGATAATAACGGGGTTTTTATTGAATGGAGGCATTATTGCAACTAAGATTGAAGATGGGCTATACAGGGATGATATAATCTACTCAAAGCAAACTATGTATCAAAAAATTGTTATGACTAAACACAAAGATGATTTGAGATTGTTTTTAGATGGAAATATACAATTTAGTTCAGTTGATGAATATAGGTATCATGAGGCCCTAGTCCATATCCCCTTTATGTTTGCAAAAAACCACCAAAGAATTTTGATATTAGGTGGAGGCGATGGGCTAGCGGCAAGGGAGATGTTAAAGTATAAAGATGTCAAAGAAATTGTTTTAGTAGATATTGATGCAGAAATGACCGAATTGTGCAAAAACAATAAACAAATAGCAGGACTAAATGAAGCATCTTTATCTGACAAGAAAGTTACAATTTTAAATGAAGATGCTTATTTATATGTGTCTAAGAATGAAAACAAGTTTGATGTTATAGTTATTGATTTGCCGGACCCGAATACTGAAGTTTTAAATAAATTATATACCAACGTTTTTTATAATTATGTTAAGGCCAATTTGAATAAAGATGGAGTTGCTGTTGTACAATCTACAAGTCCGTATTATGCAAAAAAGTCTTTTTGGTGTATTAATAAAACCTTGTCAACTCAATTTAAAAACGTAATTCCATATCATATACAGGTGCCGGCATTTGGAGAATGGGGATTTAACCTTGTATATGATGGAGAGGTTAGCACTGGAAATTTGGAAATACAAACGAAATATCTTACAGATGAAAACATAAAGAGCCTGTTTGTTTTTGGAAAAGATGAAAAGGTTGATTTAGATACTATAAAGATAAATGATATGTTTAAACCGGCATTAATTGAATATTATAACAATGACGTTGAGAATTGGTAA
- a CDS encoding DUF350 domain-containing protein: MQDIMIKIFEILVYVAIGVLFCIGGYFILAKNKHYNLNEEIDNHNKAAGIMVAGYFIAIAIIMSGVL; the protein is encoded by the coding sequence ATGCAGGATATTATGATTAAGATATTTGAAATATTGGTATATGTGGCTATAGGGGTATTATTCTGTATAGGAGGATACTTTATTTTAGCCAAGAATAAACATTATAATTTGAATGAAGAAATTGACAACCATAACAAGGCAGCAGGAATTATGGTAGCCGGATATTTTATTGCAATAGCAATTATAATGAGCGGAGTATTATAA
- a CDS encoding DUF350 domain-containing protein: MGYEILETLIYGLFGIICMFAATFLIDLVVPYDFPKEIKEKNPAAGFMLAGIYISVAIIIRTVIM; this comes from the coding sequence ATGGGATATGAAATTTTAGAAACACTTATTTATGGATTGTTTGGGATCATTTGCATGTTTGCGGCTACATTTTTAATTGATTTAGTAGTTCCGTATGATTTCCCAAAGGAAATTAAAGAAAAAAACCCGGCAGCAGGATTTATGCTGGCAGGTATATACATTTCGGTTGCAATAATTATAAGAACAGTAATAATGTAA
- a CDS encoding DUF4178 domain-containing protein — MKDYLKMGQVVVVKGIEYSVYGMIKFKEDMWEWQEYKIVDNQNNVKWLNIEEDGGRLIYSIYEENYAISNLSASHVNVYGEEYTSYDQGIAYVCDYWGKVDVDRNERCNYREFINRANTKIVAIEDWNGEIEKSLGVLLQEKDILITDNFNKAAGLNLNSSLFSSSSPSSGLPMKKIVTIMVSVIIVILFGTIVSTGSIGGAPIDKFLKNSSKFEYVTSTTNSDKKIARVYKTTLTVDEAVKAIIDGVPNGITKVADVADTTDDDKNDAGIGLFSKKEYAFVYTAEENVTYVQVSNKDYVNSSSRAYHSRHSHLSHYYRTYTSNSTSTTYSNYLSSARQSSVRSRSSSGGGTSSGK; from the coding sequence ATGAAAGATTATTTAAAAATGGGGCAAGTAGTTGTTGTCAAAGGAATTGAGTACAGTGTTTATGGGATGATTAAATTTAAAGAGGATATGTGGGAATGGCAGGAATATAAAATTGTTGATAACCAAAATAATGTTAAATGGCTTAATATTGAAGAAGATGGAGGACGATTGATTTACTCTATCTACGAAGAGAATTACGCAATAAGTAACTTGAGTGCAAGCCATGTTAATGTATATGGTGAAGAATATACTTCGTACGATCAAGGAATAGCTTATGTATGTGATTATTGGGGTAAAGTTGATGTTGACAGAAATGAAAGGTGCAATTATAGAGAATTTATAAATAGAGCTAACACAAAAATAGTTGCTATTGAAGATTGGAATGGCGAAATAGAAAAAAGTTTAGGTGTTTTATTGCAAGAAAAAGATATCTTGATAACAGATAACTTTAATAAAGCTGCTGGCCTTAATTTGAATTCTTCGCTATTTTCGTCATCATCACCTTCTTCAGGCTTACCAATGAAGAAAATAGTGACTATTATGGTATCGGTAATTATAGTTATTCTATTTGGAACAATTGTATCCACGGGATCCATTGGAGGTGCTCCAATAGATAAGTTTTTGAAGAACAGTTCCAAATTTGAATATGTTACCTCTACAACCAACAGTGATAAAAAAATAGCACGTGTATATAAAACTACATTAACTGTTGATGAAGCTGTCAAAGCAATAATAGATGGAGTGCCGAACGGTATAACCAAGGTTGCAGATGTAGCTGATACTACCGATGATGATAAAAACGACGCTGGAATAGGATTGTTTTCAAAAAAAGAATATGCTTTTGTGTATACCGCAGAAGAAAATGTGACGTATGTTCAGGTTTCGAATAAAGATTATGTGAATTCTTCTTCGAGAGCTTATCATTCAAGGCATTCACACTTATCACATTATTATAGAACATATACTTCAAACTCTACAAGTACCACATATTCGAACTATTTATCATCTGCAAGGCAATCTAGTGTCAGGTCTAGATCATCTTCAGGTGGAGGAACCAGTTCAGGAAAATAA
- a CDS encoding stalk domain-containing protein, with protein sequence MGKLKWSFLWVIVFFIAVNLFVFPFRVSAITEADQSKLGKCVILYIGSPNSYVNTIKTKIDSDNGKVVPIIKNGRTLVPVRFISESLSASVNWDRDTSTVMISLNGNTAVLKPGKHTMLLNNEEKGLDVPAEIIEGRTYLPLRRLVEDVLEKNIFYNRGLIIISEKDNSFDKDADKSLIDDLIYIYGKDNATTHISGGNDHTVAIKEDGTVWAWGDYGDRNIPIPERVPNLDDVIDVSAGSKYTLALKSDGIVWCWGEINSGSGDKRYINTPVKMEKLTGVKKISAAYDGHCLAMKSDGTVWTWGIDLSLEIGPEPVLVDGLSNIVDIAAESYYSFALDKDGAVWTWGENKSELPEKVKGISGVIDVSAGQSHVLALKNDGTVWVWKYDDQALVYSGQQEGADLSVPIQVKELSGIVAISARGGGHSIALKDDGSVYIWGSNWYKDESNYLTPVMISELSGVREIASGNGHLLALKNDGSLWAFGGNGNGQIGDGSFITRKKPAITLFNRNPLKTEVLDVSAENKLAYEFDSQTEEVLDGLAEKIMSEYGYDHYEKFVQRDKMEVVIVDNAKEFINSIQPNCEIILKTGEVYNLAEAVNEVANSKYVHVDGSELIIKGIENLIIRSESADPVKLENKGFANILNFEDSMNIIIDGIYAVHELKSGSLSSDVLSFSNCQKVCVNNSILSGGSNGAALSKVNGFVFDNSVIRDCKGGIMNILDSSNIIFNNSKFKNTVVSSDLINIMSSKNVLFTSCEISNNVVVHSGEDSKYQLFNGYFVEPILLVRDTVIQNNEADYMRVYEDDIYFKNTAFDNNSFAKGVYEFD encoded by the coding sequence GTGGGGAAATTAAAATGGTCATTTTTGTGGGTTATAGTCTTCTTTATAGCTGTCAATTTGTTTGTATTTCCCTTCAGAGTCAGCGCAATTACAGAGGCTGATCAATCAAAGCTTGGCAAATGTGTAATCCTTTACATAGGAAGCCCGAATTCATATGTTAATACCATAAAAACAAAGATAGATAGTGACAATGGAAAAGTTGTTCCTATCATCAAGAATGGGAGGACACTAGTTCCTGTAAGGTTTATATCAGAAAGCCTGAGTGCCAGTGTTAATTGGGATAGGGATACATCAACCGTTATGATCTCACTGAATGGAAATACAGCAGTATTAAAGCCCGGAAAGCATACTATGCTTTTAAACAATGAAGAAAAAGGACTTGATGTACCTGCCGAAATCATAGAAGGCAGAACATATTTGCCGCTTAGAAGGCTGGTAGAGGACGTTTTGGAGAAGAACATTTTTTATAACAGAGGTCTAATAATTATAAGTGAAAAGGATAATTCTTTTGATAAAGATGCAGATAAAAGCTTGATTGATGACTTGATATATATTTATGGAAAAGATAATGCAACTACGCATATTTCCGGAGGAAATGACCATACGGTAGCAATAAAGGAAGATGGAACTGTCTGGGCATGGGGTGATTATGGGGACAGAAATATCCCTATCCCTGAAAGAGTGCCAAATTTGGATGACGTTATTGATGTATCTGCAGGAAGCAAATATACGTTGGCATTAAAAAGTGATGGAATAGTATGGTGCTGGGGTGAAATCAACTCCGGGTCGGGCGATAAAAGGTATATCAATACACCAGTTAAAATGGAAAAGTTAACTGGTGTTAAGAAGATTTCAGCTGCTTATGATGGGCATTGCCTGGCAATGAAGAGTGATGGAACGGTATGGACATGGGGAATTGATTTATCTTTGGAAATAGGGCCGGAACCAGTTCTTGTGGATGGTTTATCCAATATAGTGGATATTGCTGCAGAAAGCTATTATTCTTTCGCCCTTGATAAGGACGGAGCAGTTTGGACCTGGGGAGAAAATAAAAGTGAATTGCCGGAAAAAGTAAAAGGTATTAGTGGTGTTATAGATGTTTCTGCAGGTCAAAGTCATGTCCTTGCTTTAAAAAATGATGGGACTGTTTGGGTATGGAAATATGATGATCAGGCTCTGGTTTATAGTGGGCAGCAAGAAGGAGCAGACTTATCCGTGCCTATTCAGGTTAAAGAGCTGAGTGGGATTGTTGCAATTTCAGCCCGTGGAGGAGGTCACTCAATAGCTTTAAAAGATGATGGTAGTGTCTATATATGGGGATCCAATTGGTATAAAGATGAATCAAATTATCTGACACCTGTTATGATTTCTGAGTTGAGCGGTGTCAGGGAGATAGCCTCTGGAAATGGACATTTGCTGGCACTCAAAAATGATGGTTCACTTTGGGCATTTGGGGGTAATGGAAATGGTCAGATCGGTGATGGTTCTTTTATCACTAGAAAAAAGCCCGCAATAACTTTATTTAATAGAAATCCTTTAAAAACAGAAGTGTTGGATGTTTCTGCAGAAAACAAGTTAGCATATGAGTTTGATAGTCAAACAGAAGAAGTATTAGATGGTCTGGCTGAAAAGATCATGTCTGAATATGGATACGACCATTATGAAAAGTTTGTCCAGCGTGACAAGATGGAAGTTGTTATTGTTGATAATGCGAAGGAATTCATTAATTCAATTCAACCAAATTGTGAGATAATTTTAAAGACCGGAGAAGTCTACAATTTAGCAGAGGCTGTAAATGAAGTTGCAAATAGTAAATATGTACATGTTGATGGCTCTGAGTTAATTATAAAAGGTATTGAGAATCTAATAATAAGATCAGAATCAGCTGATCCGGTAAAGTTGGAGAATAAGGGTTTTGCAAACATATTAAATTTCGAAGATTCAATGAATATAATAATTGATGGAATATATGCAGTACATGAACTTAAAAGTGGTAGTCTTTCATCTGATGTATTATCATTTTCAAATTGCCAAAAGGTCTGTGTAAATAACTCGATTTTATCTGGGGGTAGTAATGGAGCAGCACTTTCAAAAGTTAATGGTTTTGTCTTTGATAATTCAGTAATTCGAGATTGTAAAGGCGGAATTATGAATATACTGGATTCAAGCAATATAATATTTAACAATTCCAAATTCAAAAATACTGTAGTTTCTTCTGACCTTATTAATATTATGAGTAGTAAGAATGTGTTATTTACGTCCTGTGAGATAAGTAATAACGTGGTTGTTCATAGTGGGGAGGATTCTAAGTACCAATTATTCAATGGGTACTTTGTTGAACCCATACTTCTTGTCAGAGATACGGTTATACAAAATAATGAAGCAGATTATATGCGGGTTTATGAAGATGACATTTATTTTAAGAATACAGCTTTTGATAATAATAGTTTTGCAAAAGGTGTGTATGAATTTGATTAA
- a CDS encoding C39 family peptidase produces MLKKVFKALCIFIMVNLLLIQVPTAFAATSVVLSGVPSYNQNNTGYPYYYYTCGPTAGANILSYWDSMGYIRLWTPTSRKDSKTGVSLIKDLAVHMESKSGEGTLPANFSKIIFHTYDCGYSFGSYLYEKRNSDGSINLTEDQMWGDIKTEINEGRPCALYIGKYPTPVPSGLNSNYNFHWVTIYGYTEDGTQRKLNICTGLNPIGTESGSRDEIVFSTYYTNVPDLDVACLKPMR; encoded by the coding sequence ATGTTAAAAAAAGTATTTAAAGCATTGTGTATATTTATAATGGTAAATTTATTATTAATCCAGGTACCAACAGCTTTTGCAGCTACAAGTGTAGTACTGAGTGGTGTGCCGTCTTACAATCAGAACAACACTGGTTATCCATATTACTATTATACATGTGGCCCAACAGCTGGTGCAAACATCTTAAGCTATTGGGATTCAATGGGATATATAAGGCTCTGGACTCCAACTAGCCGAAAGGATTCAAAAACTGGAGTTAGCCTTATAAAAGATCTTGCAGTTCATATGGAATCTAAATCAGGAGAGGGGACTTTACCAGCAAACTTTTCAAAAATAATATTTCATACTTATGACTGCGGTTACAGTTTTGGATCCTATCTATATGAAAAAAGAAACAGTGATGGTTCAATAAACCTTACAGAAGATCAAATGTGGGGAGATATAAAAACAGAAATAAACGAGGGAAGACCATGTGCTTTATATATTGGAAAATATCCAACACCTGTTCCATCTGGTTTAAACTCAAATTACAACTTCCATTGGGTTACTATCTATGGGTATACTGAAGATGGTACACAAAGAAAACTAAATATCTGTACTGGTCTTAATCCTATTGGAACAGAATCAGGAAGCCGTGATGAAATAGTTTTTAGTACCTACTACACAAATGTACCAGATTTGGATGTTGCTTGCCTTAAACCTATGAGGTGA
- a CDS encoding NPCBM/NEW2 domain-containing protein yields the protein MQLTDDYSLKVIFEVIFKVTRKNANVLADMYLLKDKSIISKWKNRKNTPKAEDIKKIVEFVISESTTSQKKIIRDSIENQLKDSSIKKEVKDIILNIEDFSEFLVEAISLAASDDQPLDKEINSEDQSADNKLDNEDYTGYSQNEYISIDNKDCNLRAHNTILESSSGMNPIEISNDEQIKNQVIPGDKSISEEVQINKGVPAAERIGITRKLGKIKYIAIPLAILIVAGVIAVNKIPLSTGTIQSEYLTDQPPSSVKNIHCYRINNSAEEDMIKIYTYGWYFEDDFNMISGGKKYTKGVLFSVNAAKVAEVCYKLNGKHKHLNGLVGFDECYMRVDKHYIAKFYLDNVLKKELDLKKGEQPTSIDFDIKNAKELKIEFVKPKDDASADPNIDLLDMVLE from the coding sequence TTGCAATTAACTGATGATTATAGCCTTAAGGTTATATTTGAAGTCATTTTTAAAGTAACCCGTAAAAATGCTAATGTTTTAGCAGATATGTATTTATTGAAAGATAAATCGATAATTTCTAAATGGAAAAATAGAAAAAATACTCCTAAAGCTGAAGATATAAAAAAAATTGTAGAGTTTGTGATTTCCGAATCAACAACCTCCCAAAAGAAGATTATCAGGGATAGCATAGAAAACCAGCTTAAGGATTCTTCTATAAAAAAAGAAGTTAAGGATATTATTTTAAATATAGAGGATTTTAGCGAGTTTTTAGTTGAAGCGATAAGTCTTGCTGCCTCAGATGATCAACCTTTAGACAAAGAGATTAATTCAGAGGATCAATCTGCAGATAATAAGCTTGATAATGAGGATTATACTGGTTATTCTCAAAATGAATACATATCTATAGATAATAAAGACTGTAACCTGAGAGCGCACAATACCATACTCGAAAGTTCAAGTGGCATGAATCCAATAGAAATAAGTAATGATGAGCAAATTAAAAATCAGGTGATACCTGGAGATAAAAGTATTTCTGAAGAAGTGCAAATAAATAAGGGCGTGCCAGCTGCTGAAAGGATTGGGATTACAAGAAAACTTGGAAAGATAAAATACATAGCCATACCGCTTGCAATACTTATTGTGGCAGGTGTAATTGCAGTGAATAAAATTCCTTTATCAACAGGTACAATACAAAGTGAATATTTGACAGATCAGCCCCCATCTTCGGTAAAAAATATACATTGTTATAGGATTAATAACAGCGCTGAAGAGGATATGATTAAAATTTATACATATGGCTGGTATTTTGAGGATGATTTTAACATGATTTCCGGCGGTAAAAAGTATACAAAAGGTGTTTTGTTTTCCGTAAATGCAGCTAAGGTTGCTGAGGTTTGTTACAAACTAAACGGAAAACACAAGCACTTAAACGGTTTAGTCGGCTTTGACGAGTGTTATATGAGAGTCGACAAGCACTACATTGCCAAATTCTACCTGGACAATGTTTTAAAAAAAGAGCTGGATTTAAAAAAAGGAGAACAACCAACAAGTATAGATTTTGATATTAAGAACGCAAAAGAACTGAAGATAGAGTTTGTAAAGCCCAAAGATGACGCTTCAGCAGATCCTAATATCGATTTATTGGATATGGTTTTGGAGTAG
- a CDS encoding V-type ATP synthase subunit I: protein MNKLSLIGLETDKEKILDIFMNMGVVEISESFDKLSSDEWKDIAVQDGNSEEVAIFDDVINRVKWAIDYLSKYASKKKGLFSFKRAVNTNEYNIVIQNTDKLKSILEDVSGYDDQLTKLKSEKNKNTNLILSLEPWKQLTIPLEETSTLTATILIGVLPETAKANNLKVDLVSEAPESYLEVLNEDGQQKYILIIYHNSSEESIIKVLKQYGFSKVTFKELSGTVKSNIDLAEKNIICIDKEYAEVINKIADYARYKEDFEILHDHLLVQRDKKKILNNLVKTNSAFYLEGWVPAELGEKLKDHITSKFDCLLEITEPDKGEEFPVLLRNPKIVQPFEAITEMYSLPSSRDVDPNPLMAPFFCFFFGMMLSDAAYGLIMSLVTGIMLKKYKLEGTMSKMIKLLFFCGISTFVWGALFGGWFGDIFTVLSGGKLSIKPLWFNPLNNPMRLLIWSMIFGGVHLFTGMGIKAYMMIKDGKPWDALFDIGSWYITLIGLALLFVGGVPSQAGKYMAIIGAVMLVLTQGRSEKNIIKRLLSGILSLYSVTSYLSDVLSYSRLLALGLGTGVIASVINTLGTLFGFNVFGIIVLVIVFIGGHTFNIAINALGAYVHSSRLQYVEFFGKFYEGGGKRFDPFKKNTKYICINDKEAI, encoded by the coding sequence ATGAACAAACTTTCTCTAATAGGTCTTGAAACAGATAAGGAAAAAATTCTTGATATCTTTATGAATATGGGAGTTGTAGAAATATCAGAAAGCTTTGATAAGCTGTCTTCTGACGAATGGAAAGACATAGCCGTACAGGACGGCAACAGTGAAGAGGTTGCCATATTTGATGACGTAATCAATAGAGTTAAATGGGCAATAGATTACCTGTCAAAATATGCTTCTAAAAAGAAGGGCTTGTTCTCTTTTAAAAGAGCTGTAAACACAAATGAATACAACATTGTAATTCAAAATACCGATAAGCTGAAATCTATTCTAGAAGACGTTTCCGGTTATGACGATCAGTTAACAAAACTAAAATCGGAAAAAAACAAAAATACCAATCTCATTCTAAGTCTTGAACCATGGAAACAATTGACCATACCTCTTGAGGAAACTTCAACATTAACTGCTACAATATTAATAGGGGTCTTACCTGAAACTGCCAAAGCCAATAATTTGAAGGTAGACCTTGTAAGTGAAGCCCCTGAAAGTTATCTTGAAGTCTTAAATGAAGATGGTCAGCAGAAATATATTCTTATTATCTATCATAACTCTTCCGAGGAAAGTATTATTAAGGTGCTGAAGCAATATGGGTTCTCTAAAGTAACCTTTAAGGAGCTCAGCGGTACTGTCAAAAGTAATATCGATCTGGCGGAAAAAAATATTATTTGTATAGATAAAGAATATGCAGAGGTTATAAATAAAATTGCCGATTATGCTCGCTACAAGGAGGACTTTGAGATTCTTCATGACCACCTTCTTGTACAAAGAGACAAAAAAAAGATTCTAAACAATCTTGTCAAAACCAACAGTGCATTTTATCTTGAGGGATGGGTTCCCGCTGAATTGGGTGAAAAGCTAAAAGATCATATCACCAGTAAGTTTGACTGTCTATTGGAAATCACCGAACCTGATAAGGGCGAAGAATTTCCTGTTCTGCTAAGAAACCCTAAAATAGTTCAACCTTTTGAAGCTATTACCGAAATGTATAGTCTTCCAAGTTCAAGAGACGTAGATCCAAACCCACTTATGGCACCTTTCTTTTGTTTTTTCTTTGGTATGATGCTAAGTGATGCTGCATATGGTCTAATAATGTCTCTAGTAACCGGAATAATGCTTAAGAAGTACAAACTTGAAGGAACTATGTCAAAAATGATAAAGCTCTTATTCTTCTGTGGTATTTCAACCTTTGTATGGGGTGCTTTGTTTGGAGGCTGGTTCGGAGACATTTTCACAGTTCTTTCGGGCGGCAAATTATCTATAAAGCCATTATGGTTCAATCCCCTGAATAATCCTATGAGACTTCTCATATGGTCCATGATATTTGGAGGAGTACATCTATTTACAGGTATGGGTATAAAGGCATACATGATGATTAAGGACGGTAAGCCGTGGGATGCACTATTTGATATAGGTTCATGGTATATAACTCTTATAGGTTTGGCACTTCTGTTTGTAGGGGGAGTACCTTCACAAGCAGGCAAATATATGGCAATAATAGGTGCAGTAATGCTTGTACTGACTCAGGGTAGGAGTGAAAAAAACATTATAAAGAGACTTTTATCGGGTATACTGAGTCTATATTCCGTTACCAGTTACTTAAGTGATGTTTTATCCTATTCAAGGCTTTTAGCCTTAGGTTTGGGGACAGGCGTTATTGCCTCAGTTATAAACACCTTAGGTACACTATTTGGCTTTAATGTTTTTGGAATAATTGTTCTGGTAATTGTTTTTATTGGAGGTCACACCTTCAATATAGCTATTAACGCTCTAGGGGCTTATGTACATTCAAGCCGCCTTCAGTATGTAGAATTCTTTGGTAAATTTTATGAGGGTGGGGGCAAACGCTTTGATCCCTTTAAAAAGAATACAAAATATATCTGTATAAACGACAAGGAGGCAATTTAA